Proteins encoded in a region of the Pseudomonas shahriarae genome:
- a CDS encoding YciI family protein — translation MLYAIIATDVANSLEKRLSVRPAHVDRLKALQAEGRLVIAGPHPAVDSNDPGDAGFTGSLIIAEFASLADAQAWAKADPYVAAGAYADVVVKPFKQVLP, via the coding sequence ATGCTCTACGCCATCATCGCCACCGACGTCGCCAACTCCCTGGAAAAACGCCTGTCCGTTCGCCCGGCCCACGTGGACCGCCTCAAGGCGCTGCAGGCCGAGGGGCGCTTGGTGATCGCCGGCCCGCACCCGGCGGTCGACAGCAATGATCCGGGGGACGCTGGCTTCACCGGCAGCCTGATCATCGCCGAGTTCGCCTCCCTGGCCGATGCCCAGGCCTGGGCCAAGGCCGATCCGTATGTGGCGGCCGGCGCCTATGCCGATGTCGTGGTCAAACCGTTCAAACAAGTCCTGCCCTGA
- the scpB gene encoding SMC-Scp complex subunit ScpB, with amino-acid sequence MNLTEPRELAPLLEAFLLASGKPQSLERLFELFEEAERPEPPVFKKALEILRKSCDGRAFELREVASGYRLQIREKFSPWVGRLWEERPQRYSRAMLETMALIAYRQPITRGEIEDVRGVAVNSHIVKTLLEREWIRIVGYRDVPGKPAMFATTKVFLDHFNLKNLDDLPPLAELREIEAEPVLDFDDAPVPPGLQELADASAEPEEPKDETSFHTLLLELDDMEQGIKTDFDDLLRDGAVAPESEPELEVNVEAAPEEDILGVAAAREKLLAAVAALEQPELSEEEAEARALAEAIENERREFED; translated from the coding sequence ATGAATCTGACTGAACCTCGCGAACTGGCACCGCTGTTGGAAGCCTTCCTCTTGGCCTCGGGCAAGCCGCAATCGCTGGAACGCCTGTTTGAACTGTTTGAAGAGGCCGAGCGCCCGGAACCGCCGGTGTTCAAGAAGGCCCTGGAAATCCTGCGCAAATCCTGTGACGGCCGCGCTTTTGAACTGCGCGAAGTGGCCTCGGGCTATCGCTTGCAGATCCGTGAGAAGTTTTCGCCGTGGGTGGGGCGCCTGTGGGAAGAGCGCCCGCAACGGTATTCCCGGGCGATGCTGGAAACCATGGCGCTGATTGCCTATCGCCAGCCCATCACCCGTGGCGAGATCGAAGACGTGCGCGGCGTGGCGGTGAACAGCCATATCGTCAAGACGCTGCTGGAGCGCGAGTGGATCCGTATCGTCGGCTACCGCGACGTACCCGGCAAACCCGCGATGTTCGCCACCACCAAGGTGTTTCTCGATCACTTCAACCTGAAGAACCTCGACGACCTGCCGCCCTTGGCCGAGCTGCGCGAGATCGAGGCCGAACCGGTGCTCGATTTCGACGATGCCCCGGTGCCGCCCGGCTTGCAGGAGCTGGCTGATGCCAGCGCCGAGCCGGAAGAGCCGAAGGACGAGACCAGTTTCCACACCTTGCTGCTGGAGCTGGACGATATGGAGCAGGGGATCAAGACCGACTTTGATGACTTGCTGCGTGATGGGGCGGTGGCGCCTGAGTCTGAGCCTGAGCTTGAGGTAAACGTGGAAGCGGCTCCCGAGGAGGATATCCTCGGCGTGGCCGCGGCCCGCGAAAAACTGCTGGCCGCCGTCGCCGCCCTGGAACAACCCGAGTTGAGCGAAGAAGAAGCCGAAGCCCGGGCACTGGCCGAAGCCATCGAAAACGAACGCCGCGAATTCGAAGACTGA
- a CDS encoding LTXXQ domain protein, whose product MRKTLIALMFAAALPTVAMAMPEGHGPMGGPEGHMMGGPGHGGEHGMRGKGGPFSQLDLTREQRQQIGKLMGEQREGRQQLVKKYLDKLPAADQKAMKDEMAAAKQKTQADIRALLKPDQQKKFDEMAKKRAERQAEWQQFQAWKAQQPQKAQ is encoded by the coding sequence ATGCGCAAGACCCTTATCGCTCTGATGTTCGCCGCAGCCCTGCCGACCGTCGCCATGGCCATGCCAGAAGGCCATGGCCCGATGGGCGGCCCTGAAGGCCACATGATGGGTGGCCCGGGCCACGGCGGTGAACACGGCATGCGCGGCAAAGGCGGCCCGTTCAGCCAACTGGACCTGACCCGCGAGCAGCGCCAGCAGATCGGCAAACTGATGGGCGAACAACGGGAAGGCCGCCAACAACTGGTCAAGAAGTACCTGGACAAACTCCCGGCCGCTGACCAGAAGGCCATGAAGGACGAAATGGCGGCCGCCAAGCAGAAAACCCAGGCGGATATCCGCGCCCTGCTCAAGCCTGACCAGCAGAAGAAGTTCGACGAAATGGCGAAGAAGCGCGCCGAGCGTCAAGCCGAGTGGCAGCAGTTCCAGGCCTGGAAAGCGCAACAACCGCAAAAAGCGCAATAA
- a CDS encoding septation protein A translates to MKQFIDFIPLLLFFIVFKTDPRVLDIGGHELSFGGIYSATAVLIISSLVVYGAIFISQRKLEKSQWLTLIACLVFGGLTLAFHSETFLKWKAPVVNWLFALAFIGSHFIGDRLLIKRIMGHALSLPEPIWTRLNIAWIGFFLFCGAANLFVAFTFQSYWVDFKVFGSLGMTVVFLVAQGIYLSRHLHDTDPTTPKTED, encoded by the coding sequence GTGAAACAATTCATCGACTTCATCCCGCTGTTGCTGTTCTTCATCGTTTTCAAAACCGATCCACGGGTCCTTGATATCGGCGGCCATGAGCTGTCGTTCGGCGGCATCTACAGCGCCACGGCGGTGCTGATCATCAGCTCCCTGGTGGTCTACGGCGCGATCTTCATCTCCCAGCGCAAGCTGGAAAAAAGCCAGTGGCTGACCCTGATCGCCTGCCTGGTCTTTGGCGGCCTGACCCTGGCCTTCCACAGCGAGACCTTCCTGAAATGGAAAGCCCCGGTGGTCAACTGGCTGTTTGCCCTGGCCTTTATCGGTAGCCACTTCATTGGTGATCGCCTGCTGATCAAGCGGATCATGGGCCACGCCCTGAGCCTGCCGGAGCCGATCTGGACCCGCCTGAATATCGCCTGGATCGGGTTTTTCCTGTTCTGTGGCGCGGCCAACCTGTTCGTGGCCTTTACCTTCCAGAGCTACTGGGTCGACTTCAAGGTGTTCGGCAGCCTGGGCATGACCGTGGTGTTCCTGGTTGCCCAGGGTATCTACCTGTCGCGCCATCTGCATGACACCGACCCCACCACGCCAAAAACCGAGGACTGA
- a CDS encoding L-threonylcarbamoyladenylate synthase, whose amino-acid sequence MSQFFQIHPENPQARLIKQAVEIIRGGGVVIYPTDSSYAIGCQIGDKNAVERVRRLRELDKNHNFALICSDLSQLGLFAKVDTGTFRLLKAHTPGPYTFILNATREVPRLLLHPKKRTIGLRVPEHPIALALLAELGEPLMSVSLIMPGDTEPLEDPYEMRQLLEKHVDLIIDGGYGGNKASTVINLADGEPEVIRVGCGDPAPFLVEA is encoded by the coding sequence GTGAGTCAATTTTTCCAGATTCACCCGGAAAACCCGCAAGCGCGGCTGATCAAGCAGGCCGTGGAGATCATTCGAGGCGGCGGCGTGGTGATCTACCCCACGGATTCCTCCTACGCCATCGGTTGCCAGATCGGCGACAAGAACGCCGTGGAGCGCGTAAGACGCCTGCGCGAACTGGACAAGAATCACAACTTTGCGCTGATTTGCAGCGACCTGTCGCAATTGGGCCTGTTCGCCAAAGTCGATACCGGCACTTTCCGCCTGCTCAAGGCCCATACGCCGGGGCCGTACACCTTTATTCTGAATGCCACCCGCGAGGTGCCGCGTCTGTTGCTGCACCCGAAAAAGCGCACCATCGGCCTGCGGGTGCCGGAGCACCCCATTGCCCTGGCGCTGCTGGCTGAGCTGGGTGAGCCGCTGATGAGCGTGTCGTTGATCATGCCCGGCGACACTGAGCCGCTGGAAGATCCCTATGAAATGCGCCAACTCCTGGAAAAGCACGTAGACCTGATCATCGACGGCGGGTATGGCGGCAACAAGGCGTCCACCGTGATCAACCTGGCGGACGGCGAGCCGGAGGTGATCCGTGTGGGTTGTGGCGACCCGGCACCGTTCCTGGTCGAGGCCTGA
- a CDS encoding PHP domain-containing protein, with amino-acid sequence MNVDLHCHSTASDGALAPAVLVARAFEKGVRVLSLTDHDTLEGLEEARSAATALGMHLVNGVELSCTWGGATIHVLGYGFDVTAPPLVAAIANLHDGRWLRSEEISRKLALKGMPNALEGARAIQQELGDSGNAPARPHFADWMVREGFVKDRAEAFRKWLGAGKLGDVKLHWPTLEDTVATLRASGAWVSLAHPWHYDFTRSKRRKLIGDYIQAGGHAIEVVNGHQPAEQVGSLAILAREFGLLVSAGSDFHGPGGWSEIGEYRPVPEDLPLLWGRFKHDPITATV; translated from the coding sequence GTGAATGTTGATTTGCACTGCCACAGCACGGCCTCCGACGGCGCCCTGGCGCCCGCGGTACTGGTTGCGCGTGCGTTTGAAAAAGGCGTGCGAGTCCTGTCGCTGACTGACCACGACACCCTCGAAGGCCTGGAAGAGGCGCGTAGTGCCGCCACGGCCCTGGGGATGCATCTGGTCAATGGCGTCGAATTGTCCTGCACCTGGGGCGGCGCGACCATTCATGTCCTGGGCTACGGTTTTGACGTCACGGCCCCGCCATTGGTGGCGGCCATTGCCAATTTGCACGATGGCCGCTGGCTGCGGTCCGAAGAAATAAGCCGCAAACTGGCGCTCAAGGGAATGCCCAACGCGCTGGAGGGCGCCCGAGCGATCCAGCAGGAGCTGGGCGACAGCGGCAACGCGCCGGCCCGTCCGCATTTTGCCGACTGGATGGTGCGTGAAGGGTTCGTCAAGGACCGCGCCGAAGCGTTCCGCAAATGGCTGGGCGCCGGCAAGCTGGGGGACGTCAAGCTGCACTGGCCGACTCTGGAGGACACGGTTGCCACGTTGCGTGCTTCCGGGGCCTGGGTCAGCCTGGCGCACCCCTGGCATTACGATTTTACCCGCAGCAAGCGTCGCAAGCTGATAGGCGACTATATTCAAGCGGGTGGCCACGCCATCGAAGTGGTCAATGGGCATCAACCCGCCGAACAGGTTGGCAGCCTGGCGATTCTTGCCCGTGAATTTGGTCTGCTGGTCAGTGCCGGCAGTGATTTCCATGGCCCAGGCGGCTGGTCGGAGATCGGCGAATATCGCCCGGTCCCGGAAGACTTGCCGCTCCTGTGGGGGCGATTCAAGCATGACCCCATTACCGCCACCGTCTGA
- a CDS encoding sensor histidine kinase gives MRSLFWRILASFWLAIALVAGLSVLLGHMLNQDAWILSRHPGLNNLAEEWTQRYETQGEDAAQDLLQQRKRQYHVDVQVLNESGDPVVRGTFPRRAAAFEARQHESHEGRLPWRRLTAEYTSEKTGDTYLLIYRIALPELDAWHRSSLLWPLSALAIALVVLTLFSLLVTLSITRPLSRLRGAVHDLGQTTYQQNSLARLADRRDEFGVLATDFNRMGARLQSLIGSQRQLLRDVSHELRSPLARLRIALALAERATPEAREKLWPRLTLECDRLEALISEILVLARVDADNASAEDIDLNALLKTLQKDAQLGAPEQLVQLQAEPALQLKGWPHMIERALDNLLRNAQRFNPPTQPIEVQALRQGERIVISVRDHGPGVEAEHLQKLGEPFYRAPGQTAQGHGLGLAIARRAAERHGGSLSLANHPEGGFIATLDLPLQPGIAAHP, from the coding sequence GTGCGTTCACTCTTCTGGCGCATCCTTGCCAGTTTCTGGCTGGCTATCGCCCTGGTTGCCGGGCTGTCGGTCCTGCTTGGGCATATGCTCAACCAGGACGCCTGGATTCTCAGCCGCCATCCCGGCCTCAACAACCTGGCCGAAGAATGGACCCAGCGTTATGAAACCCAGGGCGAGGACGCCGCCCAGGATTTGTTGCAACAGCGCAAACGCCAGTACCACGTCGATGTGCAGGTGCTCAACGAGAGCGGCGACCCGGTGGTGCGTGGCACCTTCCCGCGCCGCGCCGCCGCCTTCGAAGCCCGCCAGCATGAGAGCCATGAGGGCCGGCTACCGTGGCGCCGCCTGACGGCCGAGTACACCAGTGAAAAAACCGGCGATACCTACCTGCTGATCTACCGCATCGCCCTGCCGGAGCTGGATGCCTGGCACCGCAGCAGCCTGCTCTGGCCCTTGAGTGCCCTGGCGATTGCGTTGGTGGTGCTGACCCTGTTCAGCCTGCTGGTGACCCTGTCCATCACTCGCCCCCTCAGCCGTCTGCGCGGTGCAGTGCATGACCTGGGCCAGACCACGTACCAGCAAAACAGCCTGGCGCGCCTGGCCGACCGACGTGATGAATTTGGCGTACTGGCCACCGACTTCAACCGCATGGGCGCTCGCCTGCAAAGCCTGATCGGCAGCCAGCGGCAATTGCTGCGCGATGTGTCCCACGAACTGCGCTCGCCCCTGGCGCGCCTGCGGATCGCCCTGGCCCTGGCGGAACGGGCCACGCCCGAAGCCCGGGAGAAGCTCTGGCCGCGCCTGACCCTGGAATGTGATCGCCTGGAAGCCTTGATCAGCGAGATCCTGGTGCTGGCGCGGGTCGACGCCGACAACGCCAGCGCCGAAGACATCGACCTCAACGCCCTGCTCAAGACCCTGCAAAAGGACGCCCAGCTCGGCGCCCCGGAGCAGCTGGTGCAACTGCAAGCCGAGCCGGCGCTGCAACTCAAGGGCTGGCCCCATATGATCGAGCGGGCGCTGGACAACCTGTTGCGTAATGCCCAGCGCTTCAACCCACCCACCCAGCCGATTGAAGTCCAGGCCCTGCGCCAAGGCGAACGCATTGTGATCAGCGTGCGCGACCACGGCCCGGGCGTGGAGGCCGAACACCTGCAAAAACTGGGCGAGCCGTTTTACCGCGCCCCCGGGCAAACCGCCCAAGGTCATGGGCTGGGCCTGGCCATCGCCCGTCGGGCCGCCGAACGTCATGGCGGCAGCTTGAGCCTGGCCAATCACCCGGAGGGCGGATTTATCGCCACCCTGGACTTGCCCTTGCAGCCGGGGATTGCAGCACACCCCTGA
- a CDS encoding amino acid permease: protein MSGPNSHSGELKRGLKNRHIQLIALGGAIGTGLFLGSAGVLKSAGPSMILGYAICGFIAFMIMRQLGEMIVEEPVAGSFSHFAHKYWGGFAGFLSGWNCWILYILVGMSELTAVGKYVHYWWPEIPTWVSAAAFFVLINVINLANVKVFGEAEFWFAIIKVVAIIGMIALGSYLLVSGTGGPQASVTNLWEHGGFFPHGVGGLVMAMAIIMFSFGGLEMLGFTAAEADQPRTVIPKAINQVIYRILIFYIGALVVLLSLTPWDSLLVTLNASGDAYSGSPFVQVFSMLGSNTAAHILNFVVLTAALSVYNSGTYCNSRMLLGMAEQGDAPAALAKIDKRGVPVRSILASAAVTLVAVLMNYWIPQHALELLMSLVVATLVINWAMISFSHFKFRQHMNRTGQVPLFKALWYPYGNYVCLAFVVFILGVMLLIPGIQVSVYAIPVWLAFMWVCYVLKNKRKAQADVSAVSSLNP, encoded by the coding sequence ATGAGTGGACCCAACTCGCATTCAGGCGAACTGAAGCGCGGCCTGAAAAATCGTCATATTCAATTGATCGCCCTTGGTGGCGCGATCGGTACCGGCCTGTTCCTGGGCTCGGCGGGGGTGCTGAAGTCAGCCGGCCCGTCGATGATCCTCGGCTATGCCATCTGCGGTTTCATTGCCTTTATGATCATGCGCCAGTTGGGCGAAATGATCGTCGAAGAGCCAGTGGCCGGTTCCTTCAGCCATTTTGCCCACAAGTACTGGGGCGGTTTCGCAGGCTTCTTGTCGGGCTGGAACTGCTGGATCCTCTATATCCTGGTGGGTATGTCGGAGCTGACGGCGGTCGGCAAGTATGTGCATTACTGGTGGCCGGAGATTCCGACCTGGGTCTCGGCGGCGGCCTTTTTCGTGCTGATCAATGTGATCAACCTGGCCAACGTCAAAGTGTTTGGCGAAGCCGAGTTCTGGTTTGCGATTATCAAGGTGGTGGCGATTATCGGCATGATCGCCCTGGGCAGCTACCTGCTGGTCAGCGGCACCGGCGGGCCCCAGGCGTCGGTGACCAACCTGTGGGAACACGGCGGGTTCTTCCCCCATGGTGTCGGCGGCCTGGTGATGGCCATGGCAATCATCATGTTCTCCTTTGGCGGCCTGGAAATGCTCGGTTTTACCGCCGCTGAAGCGGACCAGCCACGCACCGTGATCCCCAAGGCGATCAATCAGGTGATCTACCGCATCCTGATTTTCTACATTGGCGCCCTGGTAGTGCTGCTGTCGCTGACGCCGTGGGACAGCCTGCTGGTGACCCTGAATGCTTCCGGCGATGCCTATAGCGGCAGCCCGTTCGTGCAGGTGTTCTCGATGCTGGGCAGCAACACCGCCGCGCATATCCTCAACTTCGTGGTGCTGACGGCGGCGCTGTCGGTGTACAACAGCGGCACCTACTGCAACAGCCGCATGCTGCTGGGCATGGCCGAGCAAGGCGACGCCCCGGCGGCGTTGGCGAAGATCGACAAGCGCGGTGTACCGGTGCGTTCGATCCTGGCCTCGGCGGCCGTCACCCTGGTGGCGGTGTTGATGAACTACTGGATCCCGCAGCATGCCCTGGAACTGCTGATGTCCCTGGTGGTGGCCACGTTGGTGATCAACTGGGCGATGATCAGCTTCTCGCACTTCAAGTTCCGCCAGCACATGAACCGCACCGGTCAGGTGCCACTGTTCAAGGCGCTGTGGTACCCCTATGGCAACTACGTGTGCCTGGCGTTTGTGGTGTTTATCCTGGGGGTCATGTTGTTGATTCCGGGGATTCAGGTCTCGGTGTATGCGATTCCTGTCTGGCTGGCCTTTATGTGGGTGTGCTATGTGCTCAAGAACAAGCGCAAGGCTCAGGCTGACGTGAGTGCTGTATCCTCGCTGAACCCCTAG
- a CDS encoding segregation and condensation protein A: protein MEVFLEAFEGPLDLLLYLIRKQNINILDIPVAEITRQYMGYVELMQSVRLELAAEYLVMAAMLAEIKSRMLLPRSETIEAEEDDPRAELIRRLQEYERFKAAAEGIDGLSRVGRDVVVPKLDAPEARARKLLPDVSLEELLMSMAEVLRRGDMFESHQVSREALSTRERMSDVLERLKGGGFVPFVELFTAEEGRLGVVVTFMAILELVKESLVELVQNEPFAAIHVRARAE from the coding sequence CTGGAAGTGTTCCTTGAGGCCTTCGAGGGTCCGCTGGACTTGCTGCTTTACCTGATCCGCAAGCAGAACATCAATATCCTCGATATCCCTGTGGCGGAAATTACCCGCCAGTACATGGGCTATGTCGAGTTGATGCAATCGGTGCGCCTGGAGCTGGCCGCCGAGTACCTGGTGATGGCGGCGATGCTGGCGGAGATCAAGTCGCGCATGCTGCTGCCGCGTTCCGAGACAATCGAAGCCGAAGAGGACGATCCCCGCGCCGAGCTGATCCGCCGCCTGCAGGAATACGAGCGCTTCAAGGCTGCCGCCGAAGGCATTGATGGCTTGAGCCGCGTGGGCCGTGACGTGGTGGTGCCCAAGCTCGATGCCCCGGAAGCCCGGGCGCGCAAATTATTGCCGGATGTGAGCCTGGAAGAACTGTTGATGTCCATGGCCGAGGTGCTGCGCCGTGGCGATATGTTTGAAAGCCACCAGGTCAGCCGCGAAGCCTTGTCCACCCGCGAGCGTATGAGCGATGTGCTGGAGCGCCTCAAGGGCGGCGGCTTTGTGCCGTTTGTCGAGCTGTTTACCGCCGAAGAAGGGCGCCTGGGCGTGGTGGTGACCTTTATGGCGATCCTCGAGCTGGTCAAGGAATCCTTGGTCGAGCTGGTGCAGAATGAGCCTTTTGCGGCTATCCACGTGCGGGCGCGAGCCGAATAA
- the arfB gene encoding alternative ribosome rescue aminoacyl-tRNA hydrolase ArfB produces MLVISSNVHLPDAEIELTAIRAQGAGGQNVNKVSSAVHLRFDIGASSLPPFYKERLLALRDSRITSDGVLILKAQQYRTQEQNRADALERLVELILSATKVEKKRRPTKPTLGSKKRRLESKTKRGSIKAGRGKVDF; encoded by the coding sequence ATGTTGGTGATCTCCAGTAACGTGCACCTGCCCGATGCCGAAATCGAGTTGACGGCCATCCGCGCCCAGGGCGCTGGCGGGCAGAACGTCAACAAGGTCTCCAGCGCCGTGCATTTGCGCTTCGATATCGGCGCTTCGTCGCTGCCGCCGTTCTACAAGGAACGCTTGCTGGCACTGCGTGACAGTCGGATTACCAGCGACGGCGTATTGATCCTCAAGGCCCAGCAATACCGGACCCAGGAACAGAACCGCGCCGATGCCCTGGAGCGCCTGGTGGAGTTGATCCTCAGCGCGACCAAGGTCGAGAAAAAACGCCGCCCGACCAAGCCCACCCTGGGCTCGAAAAAGCGTCGCCTGGAATCCAAGACCAAGCGCGGCAGCATCAAGGCCGGGCGCGGCAAGGTGGATTTCTAG
- the rluB gene encoding 23S rRNA pseudouridine(2605) synthase RluB — protein MKDQDQNDSQEIGPAGEKLQKVLARIGVGSRRDVEAWITQKRIKVNGVEATLGQRVDLHDAITIDGKVIKREEAAESVRRVIMYNKPDGEICTRDDPEGRPTVFDKMPKPKEGRWINIGRLDINTTGLLMFTTDGELANRLMHPSYEMDREYAVRVRGEVDDEMIERLKAGVVLEDGPAKFTDIKQAPGGEGFNHWYHCVVMEGRNREVRRLWESQGLVVSRLKRVRFGPVFLNSDLPMGRWREMSQYEVDILSAEVGLTPVAMPQMNAKSKDKLERMQRKSSRPVARTERVARTLRPALDAPATGGRISRQPQIEGDRRPSAPARQDGERAPRTPRPAGRGEAPTGGRSNRGDTGRGAPQTDRPAEGAKRPAKPAPKKRPGLKLVADEPSGKRRGAPAGSGQRPGFGRKKP, from the coding sequence ATGAAAGACCAAGACCAGAACGACAGCCAGGAAATCGGCCCAGCCGGCGAGAAACTGCAAAAAGTCCTCGCCCGCATCGGCGTCGGCTCGCGCCGCGACGTAGAAGCCTGGATCACCCAGAAGCGCATCAAGGTCAATGGCGTCGAAGCCACCCTGGGCCAGCGCGTCGACCTGCATGATGCGATCACCATTGATGGCAAGGTCATCAAGCGTGAAGAGGCCGCCGAATCGGTGCGCCGCGTGATCATGTACAACAAGCCCGACGGCGAGATCTGCACCCGTGACGACCCGGAAGGCCGTCCAACCGTGTTCGACAAGATGCCCAAGCCTAAAGAAGGCCGTTGGATCAACATCGGCCGCCTGGACATCAACACCACCGGCTTGCTGATGTTCACCACCGACGGTGAACTGGCCAACCGCCTGATGCACCCGTCCTACGAGATGGACCGTGAGTACGCGGTACGTGTACGGGGTGAAGTCGATGACGAGATGATCGAACGCCTCAAGGCTGGCGTGGTGCTGGAAGACGGCCCGGCCAAGTTCACCGACATCAAGCAGGCCCCCGGTGGCGAAGGTTTCAACCACTGGTACCACTGCGTGGTGATGGAAGGGCGTAACCGTGAAGTACGTCGCCTGTGGGAATCCCAGGGCCTGGTGGTCAGCCGCCTGAAGCGCGTGCGTTTCGGCCCGGTGTTCCTCAACTCGGACCTGCCGATGGGTCGCTGGCGCGAAATGAGCCAGTACGAAGTCGACATCCTCAGTGCTGAAGTGGGCCTGACCCCTGTGGCCATGCCGCAGATGAATGCCAAGAGCAAAGACAAGCTGGAGCGCATGCAGCGTAAATCGTCGCGCCCGGTGGCACGTACCGAACGCGTTGCGCGCACCTTGCGCCCGGCGCTGGATGCTCCGGCCACAGGCGGTCGTATTTCCCGTCAGCCGCAGATCGAGGGCGATCGTCGTCCATCGGCTCCAGCCCGTCAGGATGGCGAGCGTGCACCGCGTACCCCGCGGCCTGCCGGTCGTGGCGAAGCACCAACGGGCGGTCGCAGCAACCGTGGCGATACCGGCCGTGGTGCTCCGCAGACTGATCGCCCAGCCGAAGGTGCCAAGCGTCCAGCCAAGCCCGCGCCGAAAAAGCGCCCAGGGCTCAAACTGGTCGCGGACGAGCCGTCGGGCAAGCGCCGTGGCGCACCGGCAGGTTCCGGCCAGCGTCCGGGGTTTGGGCGTAAGAAGCCTTAA
- a CDS encoding response regulator transcription factor, which yields MSELLLIDDDQELCELLTSWLSQEGFQVRACHDGVSARKALAEAAPAAVVLDVMLPDGSGLELLKQLRADHPELPVLMLSARGEPLDRILGLELGADDYLAKPCDPRELTARLRAVLRRSHPTAVSTQLELGDLCFSPVRGVVIIDHQELTLTLSESRLLEALLRQPGEPLDKQELAQIALGRKLTLYDRSLDMHVSNLRKKIGPHADGRPRIVALRSRGYYYSL from the coding sequence ATGAGCGAGCTGTTACTGATAGATGATGACCAGGAGCTTTGTGAGCTGCTGACCAGTTGGTTGAGCCAGGAAGGTTTCCAGGTGCGCGCTTGCCATGACGGCGTGAGCGCGCGCAAAGCCCTGGCCGAAGCCGCGCCGGCGGCGGTGGTGCTGGATGTGATGCTGCCCGACGGCAGCGGCCTGGAGTTGCTCAAGCAATTGCGCGCCGACCACCCGGAGCTGCCGGTACTGATGCTCTCGGCCCGGGGCGAGCCCCTGGACCGGATCCTCGGCCTGGAACTGGGTGCCGATGACTACCTGGCCAAGCCCTGCGACCCCCGCGAACTGACCGCCCGCCTGCGGGCGGTACTGCGCCGCAGCCACCCGACGGCGGTGTCGACCCAGCTGGAACTGGGCGACCTGTGCTTCAGCCCGGTGCGTGGTGTGGTGATCATCGACCATCAGGAGCTGACCCTCACCCTGTCCGAAAGCCGCCTGCTGGAAGCCTTGCTGCGCCAGCCGGGCGAGCCCCTGGACAAGCAGGAGCTGGCGCAGATCGCCCTGGGGCGCAAGCTGACCTTGTATGACCGCAGCCTGGACATGCACGTCAGCAACCTGCGCAAGAAAATCGGCCCGCATGCCGACGGCCGCCCGCGGATCGTTGCATTGCGCAGCCGTGGCTACTACTACAGCCTCTGA
- a CDS encoding DUF1289 domain-containing protein, which translates to MSSTKDPCISLCKFSDDICVGCGRSKREIRAWKKLDKVDKRAVLAEAELRLIALGATGRRKSK; encoded by the coding sequence ATGAGCTCCACCAAAGACCCCTGCATCAGCCTCTGCAAGTTCAGCGACGATATCTGCGTCGGCTGTGGGCGCAGCAAGCGTGAGATCCGGGCCTGGAAGAAGCTCGACAAGGTCGACAAGCGCGCGGTGCTGGCCGAAGCCGAGCTGCGGCTGATCGCCCTGGGTGCCACCGGTCGGCGGAAAAGCAAATGA